Genomic segment of Pochonia chlamydosporia 170 chromosome 1, whole genome shotgun sequence:
GGCCATCCTATTTGCAATGGAGGGGGCCAAAGTGGCAGTTGTCTATTTGCCggctgaggaggaagacgcaCAGCATACAAAGGCTCAGGTCGAAAAGAATGGCGGTGAAATTCTCCTCATTGCTAGTGACCTAAGCAACTCGATCAATTGCAAAGATGTCGCAGAAAGGGTAAAGGCTGCATTTGGCACAATCCATATTCTAGTTAATAATGCTGGTACTCGAAATGAAAAGGGAAGCATTTCTGATATTTCCGAGTAAGTGGATCCAAGGACAATAAAAGGGATTCCTATGTTCAAGCTAACCACTTAAACAGAGAGCAATGGGCTTCTACCTTTCGCGTTAATATTGATTCTTTCTTCTATCTAACCAAAGCTATACTACCATCTATGGCTCAAAATGGTTCCATTATCAATAGCGCTTCGGTAGACTCATATATCGGTGTCCCCAGCAGACTCGACTATGCCACAACCAAGGGCGCTATAACTGCTTTCACTCGCTCACTCTCCAATGACCTGGTTAAGAAGGGTATTCGAGTGAACGCTGTAGCTGCTGGTCCTGTTTGGACACCTTTGGTTGCGTCGGGTGTTGATAAACCTGGGCAACACGGACATGGCTTAGGAAATTGGACGCCAATGGGCAGAGTGGGCCAACCTGTCGAGATTGCCACCAGCTATGTCTTTCTCGCAGCAAATGAGTCTCAGTTCATGAGTGGGCAGACACTGCATCCAAACGGGGGTATTGTGGTCAATGGCTGAATGATCTGGCATGTTTTGGTACAGGATGCTTGACTtttgtggtgttgttacCAGGCCGCTTGCAGCAGTAGTAGCATTTGTAGATAGGTCTGGAGGGAAATGTTGAGGCGCAAGTAGGAATCAAGGTGGCGGTAAGCTTAGAAGCATGAAATTatctcgtcgtcttcaaagtTTTTGATTGCTAACCTATGGGGAAAGACTGAACCTTAGCTATGGCGAAATTAAATTGGAGATTGTGCATGAGGATGAACAAACCAGTGCTGTATATGCTTAGTTCTTGTCATTTTTCAATCCCGTGGTTTTGTCGCACTTTTGGCCATCTAAATGGTGCAACTAGAGCCTCGTTTTCTTCAGCCGATGAGAGCCGAGCACCGACGTGGTCAGCTTCAGTTCTTGTGGACCAATCCTGCTGCTACGTTACAATTGCAGGCACCAGACGATTCCAGAAGAGCACGAACAATATAATTTCTCCTGTCACATTTATTCTGTCGCGGCTAGAGTAATATTCCTTGAATCTCAAGGTTGAATAGCTTTAGCTGACACTCAATGAAGGGGGTCTCTCTCGAATCAGCGGCTCGAAGGACAAAGATTTCCATTTACCCCGACAGTACATGTCATCGTGGTCTCAATGCCGTTTGCGAATCTTATATACAGATTTGAGAATTGGACACCCCGCAATTTCGTGCCAGCCTTTACTGCAGTCATTGGCATCTGCTCAACTTGGGTACCATATAAGGATTAGATAATCCATTGCATGCAGACAAGCTCATCCTTATTTGAGTGATACCTCAC
This window contains:
- a CDS encoding oxidoreductase, short-chain dehydrogenase/reductase family (similar to Beauveria bassiana ARSEF 2860 XP_008602917.1); its protein translation is MEGAKVAVVYLPAEEEDAQHTKAQVEKNGGEILLIASDLSNSINCKDVAERVKAAFGTIHILVNNAGTRNEKGSISDISEEQWASTFRVNIDSFFYLTKAILPSMAQNGSIINSASVDSYIGVPSRLDYATTKGAITAFTRSLSNDLVKKGIRVNAVAAGPVWTPLVASGVDKPGQHGHGLGNWTPMGRVGQPVEIATSYVFLAANESQFMSGQTLHPNGGIVVNG